From a region of the Flavobacterium branchiarum genome:
- a CDS encoding TlpA family protein disulfide reductase, with product MIIVTILLLVVMATPIKAIGQIVVEEQSTTYLYNAIKSETDPISIEKMLVQMEKQSASEPRDAMILDAGRYIAAKAYAHAGDAQKANYWMNKINNKSWKTSSLSTVTRALIEAGMLNDAEELVKPFLGQTGSNNFHYGLILYKRKEFKAALEYLKPNNEDKSDFLSADAEIYPFALIEADKQLDAFNEVNRLLKISANRSDRFKDASRKLFQNKYGDEIRYEFLLDSMETVDHNSTLTKIAKMETNQLAPDFELKDLNGKSVSLKSLKGKIVILDFWATWCQPCIASFPGMQKAVDYYKNDDSVVFMFIHTQEKSPNAADDAKKMLIARGNRFDVYMDLKDEVLGKSPVSAAYKISGLPAKFFIDKNGFIRYKNVGYIGVDEAIPEIKTIVDKLKAE from the coding sequence ATGATTATCGTGACAATTTTGCTTTTAGTAGTAATGGCTACTCCAATAAAAGCAATTGGGCAAATTGTTGTTGAGGAACAGTCAACTACTTACCTCTATAATGCAATAAAATCTGAAACAGATCCAATTAGCATTGAAAAAATGCTTGTTCAAATGGAAAAGCAGTCTGCATCGGAACCAAGAGATGCCATGATATTAGATGCTGGCCGATACATAGCCGCTAAAGCTTATGCCCACGCAGGAGATGCTCAGAAGGCAAACTACTGGATGAATAAGATTAATAATAAAAGTTGGAAGACAAGCAGTTTATCTACAGTTACTCGAGCTCTTATCGAAGCTGGGATGCTGAATGATGCTGAAGAACTTGTAAAGCCTTTTTTGGGTCAAACTGGATCAAACAACTTTCACTACGGTTTGATTCTCTATAAACGTAAGGAGTTTAAAGCTGCATTGGAGTATCTAAAGCCTAATAATGAAGACAAGTCTGATTTTTTAAGTGCAGATGCTGAAATTTATCCTTTCGCACTGATCGAAGCTGATAAACAGCTGGATGCTTTCAATGAAGTTAATAGATTACTGAAAATTTCGGCAAATAGAAGTGATAGATTCAAAGATGCTTCAAGAAAGTTATTTCAAAATAAATATGGTGACGAGATACGCTATGAATTTCTGCTCGATTCTATGGAAACTGTGGACCATAATAGCACATTGACAAAAATAGCAAAAATGGAGACTAACCAATTGGCTCCAGATTTTGAACTTAAAGATTTAAACGGAAAAAGCGTTTCGTTAAAAAGTCTAAAGGGTAAAATCGTTATCTTAGACTTTTGGGCTACTTGGTGCCAGCCTTGCATAGCCTCTTTCCCGGGTATGCAGAAGGCCGTAGATTACTACAAAAACGATGATAGCGTTGTTTTTATGTTTATTCATACCCAAGAAAAAAGCCCAAATGCTGCTGATGATGCTAAAAAGATGCTAATTGCAAGGGGAAACCGATTTGATGTTTACATGGATTTAAAGGACGAGGTTCTTGGAAAAAGCCCTGTTTCAGCTGCCTATAAAATTTCTGGACTTCCTGCTAAATTCTTTATTGACAAGAATGGTTTTATACGTTACAAAAACGTTGGTTATATAGGTGTGGATGAAGCTATACCTGAAATCAAAACCATTGTGGATAAATTAAAAGCGGAATAA
- a CDS encoding helix-turn-helix domain-containing protein produces MMKQKTIYTLEVSHLNLADDNLRNDFAISDTSEDIIGITLEHPVKINSLLVGICIKGNGNMKVNLKSVPLSERDVIALSPGTIIQYVPEEISSDFMMKYMLISLEFVAAFDASYLYPDARQTSYFKADIEEYNILLKLYDNLLEKYNRKDNLFRRQIIQHSLLSGMYEFALIEKNHTYLNTEGLTKKEKLVWEFYQLLFKHYKNEKDTLFYAEKLLLSTKYLSTIIKQQTGKTVNEWVFEYIIAEAKALIKSSKITIKELAEHFNYADATSFGKFFKKQVGMTPNEYRKN; encoded by the coding sequence ATGATGAAACAAAAAACTATTTACACCTTGGAAGTTTCACACCTGAATTTGGCGGATGATAATCTGAGGAACGATTTTGCGATATCAGATACAAGTGAAGATATTATTGGAATAACGCTCGAACATCCGGTAAAGATTAATTCCTTACTTGTTGGTATATGTATAAAAGGGAACGGTAATATGAAAGTCAACTTAAAATCTGTTCCGCTATCTGAAAGAGACGTCATAGCACTCTCTCCCGGCACTATCATCCAATATGTGCCAGAAGAAATAAGCAGTGATTTTATGATGAAATATATGTTAATATCTCTTGAGTTCGTCGCTGCTTTCGATGCTTCATATCTCTATCCCGATGCAAGACAGACGTCTTATTTTAAAGCCGATATTGAAGAATATAATATATTATTAAAGCTTTATGATAATCTGCTTGAAAAATATAATCGGAAAGATAATTTGTTCAGAAGACAGATCATACAGCATTCATTATTGTCAGGCATGTACGAGTTTGCGCTGATTGAAAAAAACCATACATATTTAAATACCGAAGGCCTGACAAAAAAGGAAAAACTAGTTTGGGAGTTCTATCAGCTCTTATTTAAACACTACAAGAATGAAAAAGACACATTGTTCTATGCCGAAAAGCTATTATTATCGACCAAATACTTATCGACGATCATAAAACAACAGACAGGAAAGACGGTCAACGAATGGGTCTTTGAATATATTATAGCGGAAGCAAAGGCTCTTATTAAATCTTCAAAAATTACCATTAAAGAATTGGCAGAACATTTTAACTATGCTGATGCCACATCATTTGGTAAATTCTTCAAAAAACAAGTAGGTATGACACCAAATGAATACAGAAAAAATTAA
- a CDS encoding efflux RND transporter periplasmic adaptor subunit: MKIRNYLAIASFILFLITSCKNKEKEIQNEQQIPVKAVLIALNDIDGQRKYIGSVEESAQTQLSFQVAGNVKQILVSEGSKVNAGQLLATLDKGRYQKAYEVAKSQKKQAKDAYQRLKIIYDNKSLPEIKIIEAQSILEQAEAAESLALKDVEDCNLYAPYSGVIGTKGIDLGANVAAGMPVFTVLKVEKIRVKVSVPENDIKELKIGDDANIYLKTLDKTYTGKIIEKGVVANPYSRAYTVKVDILNGSDELLPGMDCNITFKSDNLTGYSLPISVIQISARNERYVWKVSKDNTVSKQTVKIGELTSDGVVVLEGIGEGDRIVTEGFQKIFEGSKVIVN; the protein is encoded by the coding sequence ATGAAAATTAGAAACTATTTAGCAATCGCCTCTTTTATCCTTTTTCTCATTACAAGCTGTAAGAACAAAGAAAAGGAAATCCAAAATGAACAGCAGATTCCAGTAAAGGCAGTATTGATTGCACTGAATGATATTGACGGACAGAGAAAGTATATCGGTTCCGTCGAAGAGTCTGCGCAGACCCAGCTAAGTTTTCAGGTTGCTGGAAATGTAAAGCAGATACTTGTTTCCGAAGGAAGTAAGGTCAATGCAGGTCAACTCTTAGCAACTTTGGATAAAGGCCGTTACCAAAAGGCTTATGAGGTAGCAAAGTCCCAGAAAAAGCAAGCTAAGGATGCCTATCAGAGACTTAAGATTATTTATGATAACAAGAGTTTACCTGAGATCAAGATTATTGAAGCTCAATCTATTCTTGAACAGGCAGAAGCTGCAGAGTCTCTTGCTCTAAAGGATGTAGAAGACTGTAACCTCTATGCCCCTTACAGTGGAGTAATCGGGACCAAGGGTATTGATCTGGGTGCAAATGTAGCTGCTGGTATGCCGGTTTTTACAGTACTTAAAGTAGAAAAAATACGGGTTAAAGTTTCTGTTCCCGAGAATGATATAAAAGAGTTGAAAATCGGTGATGATGCAAATATCTACTTAAAGACACTGGATAAGACTTATACCGGAAAAATTATCGAGAAGGGAGTTGTGGCCAATCCATATTCCAGAGCATATACGGTTAAGGTAGATATTCTAAATGGCAGCGACGAACTGCTTCCGGGGATGGACTGTAACATTACATTTAAATCGGATAACTTGACAGGCTATTCACTTCCAATTTCTGTAATTCAAATTTCTGCAAGGAATGAACGGTATGTGTGGAAGGTCAGTAAAGACAATACTGTGTCAAAACAAACAGTGAAAATAGGAGAACTGACTTCAGATGGCGTGGTTGTCTTAGAAGGTATTGGAGAAGGAGACCGGATTGTTACCGAAGGTTTTCAAAAAATCTTTGAAGGATCTAAAGTTATCGTTAACTAA
- a CDS encoding efflux RND transporter permease subunit, translating into MANNIKAVAWAMRYHKVVFLVTALLLLAGIGGLLYMPKQEYPTVNINQGIIAGIYPGANSEQVAKQLTKPLEEHLFKYKEVKRKATYSQSKDGIVYVYITLNDYVKNKDEVWAKIRHGLNELKQELPPEVLALVVDSEFGETSALLFSVESESKTYRQLEGYLEKIESRLRQVPEVSKLTKSGEQKERIAIYLDKGKMAKNGIQVQEIGEVLYTQGLKGYAGDIDNGDMSVPIYLNTANQTEQNIANQIIRGDGQTDILRLKDVANIVREYPTPDNFIKNNGKKCLLMSVEMQTGNDITRFGKELNSILLEEGAKLPSDVKISTIVDQSKVVQKSVDEFLIEMLIAIISVVLVTVFFMPVRVAAVAATSIPITIFISLGIMYAAGFELNVVTFAALIVVLGLIVDDCIVIVDSYIEHLDEGMSRWHASIAGAGEYFKSLVSATLIISVTFFPFLITLKGPNKDFMFSYPWTLTITLFVSLAVALFIIPFMQYILIKKGLHKDKEDTKKSFLDRIQSGYDKLLPVFFKRPVLTLSILITSVVLAMLMLGNAKMRMMPIAERDLFAVEIYLPQGNSLVQTEKVADSLEKVLKKDDRVLSITSFIGASSPRFHSGYSPNMPSKNYAQFIVNTKSNKATEEILNEYADKYAFHFPRAYVFFKQLDNEVVRYPIEVRLTGADETTLKSMSKELIRDLSKMDEFLWVHNDAENPSSSVQINIDQQLANRQGISNNSVAQELGVINKGFDITNVWEDDYKMNITLRGEVDSLRQLNRLGDIYVPNMAGVSVPLNQVAEVSPAWRDGQINTRNGIYTMSVLADLKRNVNPNDIFPKVSTLVDSLLKKDDYKNVEVKYGGVSESNEESVPQTLIALLIAIFIIYFVLVFHYKKISLANLTLASTVLCFFGAAFGIWVTGFEFGMTSVLGFVCLIGIVMRNGIILFDYADKLRKNEKMTVKEAALEAGKRRMRPIVLTSVAASVGVITMLVVGSPLWGPMAAIICFGALFSMVFILTILPVSYWLVYRKQDTKIVK; encoded by the coding sequence ATGGCAAATAATATTAAAGCAGTAGCATGGGCTATGCGTTACCATAAAGTTGTCTTTTTAGTAACGGCGTTACTTCTACTAGCGGGAATTGGTGGGCTTCTCTATATGCCCAAACAGGAATATCCAACTGTAAATATAAATCAGGGGATTATTGCGGGAATATACCCCGGAGCTAATTCAGAACAGGTCGCAAAACAACTGACCAAACCTTTGGAAGAACATCTTTTCAAATATAAAGAAGTAAAAAGAAAGGCTACCTATTCACAGTCTAAAGACGGTATTGTTTACGTTTACATTACCTTGAATGATTATGTAAAAAACAAGGATGAGGTATGGGCAAAAATAAGACACGGCTTAAATGAACTTAAACAGGAACTGCCTCCCGAGGTATTGGCGCTGGTAGTAGATTCAGAGTTCGGTGAAACTTCAGCTTTACTGTTTTCAGTCGAGTCCGAAAGTAAAACTTACCGACAGCTTGAAGGCTATTTGGAGAAAATAGAATCGAGACTAAGACAGGTACCCGAAGTTTCAAAGTTGACAAAATCAGGAGAGCAGAAAGAAAGGATAGCCATCTATCTAGATAAAGGAAAAATGGCAAAAAATGGCATTCAGGTTCAGGAAATCGGAGAAGTACTCTATACACAAGGACTGAAAGGGTATGCAGGTGATATAGATAACGGAGATATGTCAGTCCCAATCTATCTAAATACTGCGAATCAGACCGAACAGAACATTGCCAATCAAATTATCAGGGGTGATGGACAAACGGATATACTTCGGTTAAAGGATGTAGCGAATATTGTGAGAGAATATCCTACACCAGATAATTTTATCAAGAATAACGGAAAAAAGTGCTTGTTGATGTCTGTCGAAATGCAGACAGGGAATGATATTACCCGTTTCGGAAAGGAATTAAACTCCATCCTTTTAGAGGAAGGAGCCAAACTTCCTTCCGATGTTAAAATCAGTACCATTGTCGATCAATCAAAAGTTGTACAAAAATCAGTCGATGAGTTTCTGATCGAGATGCTTATAGCCATAATCTCGGTTGTACTTGTTACTGTATTTTTTATGCCCGTACGTGTTGCAGCAGTAGCAGCTACTTCTATTCCCATTACGATTTTTATCTCATTGGGAATTATGTATGCAGCAGGTTTCGAATTAAATGTTGTTACGTTTGCAGCACTCATAGTTGTACTCGGTCTTATCGTAGATGACTGTATCGTTATAGTAGATAGCTACATTGAGCATCTTGATGAGGGCATGTCCCGCTGGCATGCATCAATTGCAGGTGCGGGAGAGTATTTCAAATCTCTGGTTTCTGCAACACTTATCATTAGCGTTACGTTCTTCCCCTTTCTTATCACACTGAAAGGACCGAATAAAGACTTTATGTTTTCTTACCCGTGGACGCTTACAATCACACTCTTTGTTTCTCTTGCAGTAGCCTTGTTTATCATTCCTTTTATGCAGTATATCCTGATAAAAAAAGGTTTGCATAAAGATAAGGAAGACACCAAGAAAAGTTTTCTTGACCGAATTCAGTCAGGTTATGATAAGCTTCTTCCGGTATTCTTTAAACGTCCGGTATTAACCCTATCTATCTTAATTACTTCTGTGGTGTTGGCTATGTTAATGCTGGGAAATGCCAAGATGAGAATGATGCCTATTGCTGAACGTGATCTATTTGCAGTAGAAATTTATCTTCCACAGGGCAATTCTTTGGTTCAAACCGAAAAAGTGGCTGACAGTCTGGAAAAAGTCTTGAAAAAAGATGATAGGGTACTATCCATTACTTCTTTTATCGGAGCAAGCTCCCCTCGTTTCCATTCAGGTTATTCACCCAATATGCCTTCGAAAAACTACGCTCAATTTATTGTTAACACCAAATCAAATAAAGCTACAGAAGAAATACTGAATGAATATGCAGACAAATATGCCTTTCATTTCCCGAGAGCTTATGTTTTCTTTAAGCAGCTAGATAATGAGGTAGTACGCTATCCTATAGAAGTAAGATTGACAGGTGCCGATGAAACCACATTGAAATCCATGTCTAAAGAGCTGATCCGTGATTTATCTAAAATGGATGAATTCCTTTGGGTACATAACGATGCAGAAAATCCATCGTCGTCGGTACAGATAAATATAGACCAACAACTTGCTAATCGTCAGGGAATCTCTAACAATTCTGTGGCACAGGAACTTGGTGTGATTAATAAAGGCTTTGATATAACAAATGTTTGGGAGGATGACTACAAGATGAATATCACGTTGAGAGGTGAAGTAGACAGCCTAAGGCAACTTAATCGTTTAGGTGATATATATGTGCCAAACATGGCTGGTGTATCTGTACCGTTGAATCAAGTTGCCGAAGTTTCGCCTGCTTGGAGAGATGGACAGATAAACACACGCAATGGCATTTATACGATGTCTGTACTTGCCGATCTTAAGCGAAATGTAAATCCAAATGATATATTTCCTAAGGTAAGTACCTTGGTAGATTCCCTTCTTAAAAAAGATGACTATAAGAATGTTGAAGTTAAATATGGTGGTGTTTCAGAATCAAATGAAGAGTCAGTTCCGCAAACGCTTATTGCTCTGTTGATAGCCATATTCATCATCTATTTTGTACTTGTTTTTCACTACAAGAAAATCAGTCTGGCCAACCTGACGCTGGCATCAACCGTACTCTGTTTTTTCGGTGCCGCATTTGGAATATGGGTAACCGGATTTGAATTCGGAATGACTTCAGTTCTGGGATTCGTATGTCTAATCGGTATTGTAATGAGGAATGGTATTATCCTTTTTGACTATGCTGATAAGCTTAGAAAAAACGAGAAAATGACAGTAAAAGAAGCTGCATTGGAAGCTGGAAAAAGAAGGATGAGGCCAATTGTATTGACTTCGGTAGCCGCTTCAGTTGGTGTAATTACGATGTTGGTTGTTGGAAGCCCTCTCTGGGGACCAATGGCAGCTATCATCTGTTTCGGAGCACTATTCTCCATGGTCTTTATATTAACAATCCTGCCTGTTTCTTATTGGCTCGTTTACAGAAAACAGGATACTAAAATCGTAAAATAA